The following are encoded together in the Diachasmimorpha longicaudata isolate KC_UGA_2023 chromosome 3, iyDiaLong2, whole genome shotgun sequence genome:
- the LOC135160027 gene encoding transcription factor Dp-1 isoform X1 — MTQQNKTMNFLIQDVNGQAQVIKVVQSTPNKTLSNMMGTTNAGGIKVFKAPGQESQQVLSSGAQVMRTISLGSSSTPGQRLMTIPLQNAKVSAVKSSDSVMTKTIQLTTAQMSDIKQAIASQQQASVQQVVKDASGKFFTPLLDHSANRKRHDADGSDFVPDKRRKTEKVGKGLRHFSMKVCEKVKKKGTTSYNEVADELVGEFTNPSHVNSLTDQQYDQKNIRRRVYDALNVLMAMNIISKEKKEIRWLGLPTNSLQECLSLEKEKKKRIERIMTKTQQLHQLILQHISFKNLVERNSANERQHGPPKPNSAIQLPFIILNTSKKTVVDCSITNDKSEYLFNFNDKFEIHDDIEVLKRMGLAFGLEKGECTEDNLRKAKDMVPKSLEKYVEQLLSGDLEKFIPVTIPGPSTSMEELELKLEGSGSRPPSSSRTSLSEEAMSPPSQIYSDDEEDDLESDQNEQVDSDIDIN, encoded by the exons ATGACACAACAAAATAAAACCATGAATTTCTTGATACAAGATGTCAATG GGCAAGCACAAGTCATTAAGGTTGTTCAGAGCACCCCCAACAAGACCTTGAGCAACATGATGGGGACGACAAATGCCGGGGGAATCAAGGTCTTCAAAGCCCCAGGACAGGAGTCAcaa CAGGTTTTATCATCTGGTGCTCAAGTTATGAGGACTATTAGTCTGGGGAGCTCGTCAACTCCGGGGCAAC gatTAATGACGATACCACTACAAAATGCCAAAGTCTCGGCGGTCAAGTCCAGTGATTCGGTCATGACGAAGACGATACAATTGACGACAGCTCAAATG AGTGATATTAAACAGGCTATTGCGTCACAGCAACAAGCCAGTGTTCAACAAGTTGTCAAAGATGCCTCGGGAAAATTCTTCACTCCACTACTCGATCACAGTGCTAATCGAAAGCGCCATGATGCTGATGGAAGTGATTTTGTCCCTGA cAAACGAAGAAAAACAGAGAAAGTTGGAAAGGGTCTGCGACATTTTTCCATGAAAGTAtgtgaaaaagtaaaaaagaAGGGAACAACCTCCTACAACGAAGTAGCGGATGAGCTTGTCGGTGAATTTACAAATCCATCCCACGTTAATTCACTGACTGATCAGCAGTATGATCAGAAGAACATCCGAAGACGAGTATATGATGCTCTCAATGTCCTCATGGCAATGAACATAATTTCAAAGGAGAAGAAGGAAATCCGGTGGTTAGGATTGCCTACAAATTCACTCCAAGAGTGTTTATCActtgagaaggaaaaaaagaagaggaTTGAACGAATTATGACAAAAACTCAGCAGTTGCATCAGCTCATTCTGCAACACATCTCATTCAAAAATTTGGTTGAACGTAATAGCGCGAATGAGAGACAGCATGGCCCACCGAAGCCAAACTCTGCAATACAGTTGCCATTCATTATATTAAATACTAGCAAAAAGACTGTTGTAGACTGCAGCATCACCAACGATAAATCTGAGTACCTGttcaattttaatgataaGTTTGAGATCCATGACGATATTGAAGTTTTGAAACGCATGGGATTGGCCTTTG GATTGGAGAAGGGAGAATGTACGGAGGATAATTTGCGCAAGGCTAAAGATATGGTACCTAAGTCATTGGAAAAATACGTCGAAC AGCTATTATCGGGTgatcttgaaaaattcattcccgTAACCATTCCTGGACCAAGTACTTCCATGGAAGAACTGGAATTGAAACTGGAAGGATCCGGCTCACGGCCCCCATCATCTTCACGTACATCACTGTCCGAAGAAGCAATGTCACCCCCATCACAAATTTATTCCGATGACGAGGAAGATGACCTGGAGAGCGATCAGAATGAACAGGTGGATAGCGATATTGATATAAACTAG
- the LOC135160027 gene encoding transcription factor Dp-1 isoform X2, whose translation MTQQNKTMNFLIQDVNGQAQVIKVVQSTPNKTLSNMMGTTNAGGIKVFKAPGQESQVLSSGAQVMRTISLGSSSTPGQRLMTIPLQNAKVSAVKSSDSVMTKTIQLTTAQMSDIKQAIASQQQASVQQVVKDASGKFFTPLLDHSANRKRHDADGSDFVPDKRRKTEKVGKGLRHFSMKVCEKVKKKGTTSYNEVADELVGEFTNPSHVNSLTDQQYDQKNIRRRVYDALNVLMAMNIISKEKKEIRWLGLPTNSLQECLSLEKEKKKRIERIMTKTQQLHQLILQHISFKNLVERNSANERQHGPPKPNSAIQLPFIILNTSKKTVVDCSITNDKSEYLFNFNDKFEIHDDIEVLKRMGLAFGLEKGECTEDNLRKAKDMVPKSLEKYVEQLLSGDLEKFIPVTIPGPSTSMEELELKLEGSGSRPPSSSRTSLSEEAMSPPSQIYSDDEEDDLESDQNEQVDSDIDIN comes from the exons ATGACACAACAAAATAAAACCATGAATTTCTTGATACAAGATGTCAATG GGCAAGCACAAGTCATTAAGGTTGTTCAGAGCACCCCCAACAAGACCTTGAGCAACATGATGGGGACGACAAATGCCGGGGGAATCAAGGTCTTCAAAGCCCCAGGACAGGAGTCAcaa GTTTTATCATCTGGTGCTCAAGTTATGAGGACTATTAGTCTGGGGAGCTCGTCAACTCCGGGGCAAC gatTAATGACGATACCACTACAAAATGCCAAAGTCTCGGCGGTCAAGTCCAGTGATTCGGTCATGACGAAGACGATACAATTGACGACAGCTCAAATG AGTGATATTAAACAGGCTATTGCGTCACAGCAACAAGCCAGTGTTCAACAAGTTGTCAAAGATGCCTCGGGAAAATTCTTCACTCCACTACTCGATCACAGTGCTAATCGAAAGCGCCATGATGCTGATGGAAGTGATTTTGTCCCTGA cAAACGAAGAAAAACAGAGAAAGTTGGAAAGGGTCTGCGACATTTTTCCATGAAAGTAtgtgaaaaagtaaaaaagaAGGGAACAACCTCCTACAACGAAGTAGCGGATGAGCTTGTCGGTGAATTTACAAATCCATCCCACGTTAATTCACTGACTGATCAGCAGTATGATCAGAAGAACATCCGAAGACGAGTATATGATGCTCTCAATGTCCTCATGGCAATGAACATAATTTCAAAGGAGAAGAAGGAAATCCGGTGGTTAGGATTGCCTACAAATTCACTCCAAGAGTGTTTATCActtgagaaggaaaaaaagaagaggaTTGAACGAATTATGACAAAAACTCAGCAGTTGCATCAGCTCATTCTGCAACACATCTCATTCAAAAATTTGGTTGAACGTAATAGCGCGAATGAGAGACAGCATGGCCCACCGAAGCCAAACTCTGCAATACAGTTGCCATTCATTATATTAAATACTAGCAAAAAGACTGTTGTAGACTGCAGCATCACCAACGATAAATCTGAGTACCTGttcaattttaatgataaGTTTGAGATCCATGACGATATTGAAGTTTTGAAACGCATGGGATTGGCCTTTG GATTGGAGAAGGGAGAATGTACGGAGGATAATTTGCGCAAGGCTAAAGATATGGTACCTAAGTCATTGGAAAAATACGTCGAAC AGCTATTATCGGGTgatcttgaaaaattcattcccgTAACCATTCCTGGACCAAGTACTTCCATGGAAGAACTGGAATTGAAACTGGAAGGATCCGGCTCACGGCCCCCATCATCTTCACGTACATCACTGTCCGAAGAAGCAATGTCACCCCCATCACAAATTTATTCCGATGACGAGGAAGATGACCTGGAGAGCGATCAGAATGAACAGGTGGATAGCGATATTGATATAAACTAG
- the LOC135160029 gene encoding stress-activated map kinase-interacting protein 1, protein MALYDNKHWLLSHIRDSFISTDDTGMCEMVMLGEDIPKQLKTNGEACYPGDEQSDDEDLDGESYDIQMDMEYVHRPRSHTAQRLEKMEMERKKAAKVKHIKWEPNPGGMTDEEKFEMFKRKDPWKRTGPINRQSFFSEQLSKCPLVPRNPFTDYMKFDGNARVGVHIRKYRIYMCMLGEEERQYPLQVVVLGTAKVQQFIGLICYKYATEHPHHNLQEDITKYGLYITEDDGEVDWDFPCLDPREVISKFEFPALCLVEMSPCDRAKHTPVSPVRTMHEMLPKASKMEEEIFAADLARMKGHTTAMEAPLYQLYRVNMLNRVISKTEIQLGISGDKIEIDPVITGRVASRLWNRLRAVSYQMDHIAWCELTEYKGAKAIFTLIYTHQFVAQSEALILSAHSQHSPQTTAFKTYDFEADVSVAEEIVDKINHLLELRSSGARKEFLQYKERKAARGKSFSLHR, encoded by the exons ATGGCTCTATATGATAATAAACATTGGTTGCTATCACACATAAGAGATAGTTTCATATCAACTGATGACACAG GAATGTGTGAAATGGTAATGCTCGGTGAGGACATACCGAAGCAATTAAAAACAAACGGGGAGGCTTGCTACCCAGGAGATGAACAAAGCGATGATGAGGATTTGGACGGCGAATCTTATGACATTCAGATGG atATGGAATATGTGCATCGTCCACGCTCCCACACTGCCCAGCGCCTTGAGAAGATGGAGATGGAACGAAAAAAAGCTGCCAAAGTAAAGCACATAAAGTGGGAGCCAAATCCCGGGGGAATGACTGACGAAGAAAAATTCGAAATGTTCAAACGTAAAGATCCTTGGAAACGCACGGGACCGATCAACcgacaatcatttttttctgaacaaTTATCAAAATGTCCACTGGTTCCACGAAATCCCTTCACGGACTACATGAAATTCGATGGAAAT GCCCGAGTTGGTGTTCACATCCGCAAGTATCGAATTTACATGTGCATGCTCGGTGAGGAGGAACGTCAATACCCTTTGCAGGTCGTCGTCCTTGGTACAGCTAAAGTACAACAGTTTATTGGTCTCATTTGTTACAAATATGCTACTGAGCATCCTCATCACAATCTTCA GGAAGACATCACGAAATACGGGTTGTACATAACTGAAGACGACGGAGAAGTCGATTGGGACTTCCCTTGCTTGGATCCACGGGAAGTCATATCAAAATTCGAATTTCCAGCCCTGTGCTTAGTGGAAATGAGCCCCTGTGACCGTGCTAAGCATACCCCAGTTAGTCCAGTGCGAACGATGCATGAGATGTTACCTAAGGCTAGTAAAATGGAAGAGGAAATATTTGCAGCGGATCTGGCACGAATGAAAGGACACACTACTGCTATGGAAGCTCCATTGTATCAATTATATAG AGTAAATATGCTAAACAGAGTAATATCAAAGACTGAAATTCAACTTGGCATATCTGGTGATAAAATCGAAATAGATCCTGTGATAACAGGAAGAGTTGCGAGTAGACTGTGGAATCGACTGCGAGCAGTCTCTTATCAAATGGATCATATTGCCTGGTGTGAATTGACTGAGTACAAGGGCGCAAAGGCaatttttacattaatttaCACTCATCAGTTCGTCGCACAATCAGAGGCTTTAATAC TATCTGCGCATTCACAACATTCCCCCCAAACGACAGCATTCAAAACTTACGACTTCGAAGCTGACGTATCAGTAGCTGAAGAGATAGTAGATAAAATCAATCACCTTCTCGAATTACGCAGCAGTGGCGCTCGAAAGGAGTTTTTACAATACAAAGAACGAAAAGCTGCCCGAGGAAAAAGCTTCAGCCTTCacagatga